Proteins found in one Zea mays cultivar B73 chromosome 1, Zm-B73-REFERENCE-NAM-5.0, whole genome shotgun sequence genomic segment:
- the LOC100282904 gene encoding Autophagy-related protein 16, with product MVEAEAGRAAIRRALRSLKRRHLAEEGAHSPAIEALTRPFAAHALEWKEKAEKHELELQQCYKAQSRLSEQLVTEIEEGKVSKALLKEKEAMVTSLQAELEKTSEENVQLKQSLDEKIKALDLLIQEHQTVKSELEQALTKLKAAEDENQNLVDRWMLEKMKDAERLNEANAMYEEMVLKLKTAGVGGIQLNAQQETDGIIRRSEAGYIETPIPSTCTITIRAHDGGCGALMFEHNSDKLISGGQDQTVKIWGASTGALTATLHGCLGSVNDLAVTNDNKFVIAACSSNKLFVWEVSGGRPRHTLTGHTKNVSSVDASWVKSFVVASSSSDRTIKVWDLQTGFCKSTIMSASNPNSLAFIDGDTICSGHRDGNLRLWDIRSGKCTTQIAAHLDVTSVCVSRSRNFVLTSGRDNVHNLFDVRTLEICGTFRAMGNRVVSSWGKPSISPDENCIAAGSSDGSVYIWSRLKNGTPTILEGHSSPVLASAWCGLGALATSDRNHIYIWS from the exons ATGGTCGAGGCCGAGGCTGGTAGGGCGGCGATCCGGCGCGCCCTGCGGTCGCTGAAACGGAGGCATCTCGCCGAGGAAGGGGCGCACAGCCCGGCCATCGAGGCGCTAACCCGTCCCTTCGCCGCCCAC GCTTTGGAGTGGAAGGAGAAGGCTGAGAAGCATGAGTTAGAGCTGCAGCAATGCTACAAGGCGCAATCCCGGCTCTCTGAGCAGCTTGTGACTGAGATAGAAGAAGGTAAAGTATCAAAAGCACTGCTCAAAGAGAAGGAAGCGATGGTTACAAGTTTGCAGGCTGAACTTGAGAAGACAAG CGAAGAGAATGTACAACTAAAGCAGTCGCTTGACGAAAAAATAAAAGCCTTAGATCTTCTCATTCAAGAGCATCAGACAGTGAAATCCGAGCTTGAACAAGCATTGACGAAACTAAAAGCTGCAGAGGATGAGAACCAAAATCTGGTTGATCGATGGATGCTAGAGAAGATGAAGGATGCCGAGAGGCTCAATGAG GCCAATGCGATGTATGAGGAGATGGTTCTAAAGCTAAAGACAGCTGGAGTTGGTGGTATACAACTTAATGCACAGCAAGAAACTGATGGCATCATACGGCGTTCTGAAGCTGGTTACATAGAAACGCCAATCCCATCAACATGCACAATAACTATCCGTGCTCATGATGGTGGGTGTGGAGCTTTGATGTTTGAGCATAACTCAGACAAGCTAATTAGTGGGGGTCAGGATCAAACTGTTAAGATATGGGGTGCATCTACTGGCGCTTTGACCGCCACCCTACATGGTTGCTTGGGGTCTGTTAATGATCTTGCCGTGACCAACGATAACAAGTTTGTGATCGCTGCCTGTAGCTCCAACAAGCTGTTTGTGTGGGAAGTCAGTGGGGGACGTCCTCGCCACACGCTGACTGGTCACACGAAAAATGTTTCTTCTGTTGATGCAAGCTGGgtgaagagctttgttgttgctagTTCATCCAGTGACCGTACTATCAAGGTTTGGGATCtacagacaggtttctgcaagagCACCATAATGTCCGCGAGCAACCCCAACTCGCTAGCTTTCATCGATGGTGACACCATCTGTTCGGGTCACAGGGATGGGAATCTTCGGCTGTGGGATATCCGCAGTGGGAAATGCACCACACAGATAGCTGCTCATCTGGATGTCACCTCGGTCTGCGTGTCACGGAGCAGGAATTTCGTTCTTACAAGTGGGAGAGATAACGTGCACAACCTTTTTGATGTTAGAACGCTGGAGATTTGTGGAACATTCAGGGCCATGGGCAACAGAGTGGTGAGCAGCTGGGGCAAACCTTCTATTAGCCCCGACGAAAACTGCATCGCTGCTGGTTCTTCTGATGGATCTGTTTACATATGGTCGAGGCTGAAGAATGGAACGCCGACCATCCTAGAGGGTCATTCTTCACCCGTCCTGGCAAGTGCATGGTGCGGACTAGGAGCTCTTGCTACCTCCGACAGGAACCATATCTATATCTGGTCTTGA
- the LOC100277055 gene encoding uncharacterized protein LOC100277055: MILRRRSRSMNSSAGAQRSHVPGQSARSSTSPCDGDSGGAGDGAAAASSKSATARALFASPRLLHSSSLPAGTVAFAKSPAPDAEPQTAFSMSPTSVLDAAAAFVPGTDGAGKRRPPWRARDNNGLADALDCSDHHHQQQQQERIVLAATPSSCSLARSCSLDRRVEFGVKNRSSWLPLRGREATAPAPADPWEIEPSSEDYTCVISRGPNPRTVHIFGDRVVEGGAGAGADAAAEREDSSPRQINLPARGDRGFFSL; this comes from the coding sequence ATGATCCTGCGGCGGAGATCGAGGTCGATGAACAGCAGCGCCGGCGCGCAGAGGAGCCACGTCCCCGGTCAGTCCGCGAGATCGTCGACCAGTCCATGCGACGGTGACAGTGGCGGGGCCGGGGACGGGGCCGCCGCCGCCAGCAGCAAGAGTGCGACCGCGCGTGCCCTGTTCGCCTCCCCGAGGCTGCTGCACTCTTCTTCCCTGCCCGCCGGCACCGTCGCCTTCGCCAAGAGCCCCGCGCCGGACGCCGAGCCCCAGACGGCCTTCTCCATGAGCCCAACCTCCGTGCTCGACGCGGCGGCGGCCTTCGTGCCGGGCACGGACGGCGCCGGCAAGCGCCGCCCGCCGTGGCGGGCGCGGGACAACAACGGTCTCGCGGACGCGCTGGACTGCAGcgaccaccaccaccagcagcagcagcaggagcgGATCGTCCTCGCGGCGACGCCGTCGTCGTGCTCGCTGGCCAGATCGTGCTCCCTGGACCGCCGCGTCGAGTTCGGCGTCAAGAACAGGAGCTCGTGGCTGCCCCTCCGCGGCCGCGAGGccacggcgccggcgccggccgaCCCGTGGGAGATAGAGCCGTCGTCGGAGGACTACACGTGCGTCATCTCCCGCGGGCCTAACCCGAGGACGGTGCACATCTTCGGCGACCGCGTCGTGGagggcggcgccggcgccggcgccgacgCCGCGGCGGAGAGGGAGGACAGCTCGCCGCGGCAGATCAATCTGCCGGCGCGCGGCGACCGGGGCTTCTTCAGCCTGTGA
- the LOC100282904 gene encoding autophagy-related protein 16 isoform X1 produces the protein MTMVEAEAGRAAIRRALRSLKRRHLAEEGAHSPAIEALTRPFAAHALEWKEKAEKHELELQQCYKAQSRLSEQLVTEIEEGKVSKALLKEKEAMVTSLQAELEKTSEENVQLKQSLDEKIKALDLLIQEHQTVKSELEQALTKLKAAEDENQNLVDRWMLEKMKDAERLNEANAMYEEMVLKLKTAGVGGIQLNAQQETDGIIRRSEAGYIETPIPSTCTITIRAHDGGCGALMFEHNSDKLISGGQDQTVKIWGASTGALTATLHGCLGSVNDLAVTNDNKFVIAACSSNKLFVWEVSGGRPRHTLTGHTKNVSSVDASWVKSFVVASSSSDRTIKVWDLQTGFCKSTIMSASNPNSLAFIDGDTICSGHRDGNLRLWDIRSGKCTTQIAAHLDVTSVCVSRSRNFVLTSGRDNVHNLFDVRTLEICGTFRAMGNRVVSSWGKPSISPDENCIAAGSSDGSVYIWSRLKNGTPTILEGHSSPVLASAWCGLGALATSDRNHIYIWS, from the exons AT GACGATGGTCGAGGCCGAGGCTGGTAGGGCGGCGATCCGGCGCGCCCTGCGGTCGCTGAAACGGAGGCATCTCGCCGAGGAAGGGGCGCACAGCCCGGCCATCGAGGCGCTAACCCGTCCCTTCGCCGCCCAC GCTTTGGAGTGGAAGGAGAAGGCTGAGAAGCATGAGTTAGAGCTGCAGCAATGCTACAAGGCGCAATCCCGGCTCTCTGAGCAGCTTGTGACTGAGATAGAAGAAGGTAAAGTATCAAAAGCACTGCTCAAAGAGAAGGAAGCGATGGTTACAAGTTTGCAGGCTGAACTTGAGAAGACAAG CGAAGAGAATGTACAACTAAAGCAGTCGCTTGACGAAAAAATAAAAGCCTTAGATCTTCTCATTCAAGAGCATCAGACAGTGAAATCCGAGCTTGAACAAGCATTGACGAAACTAAAAGCTGCAGAGGATGAGAACCAAAATCTGGTTGATCGATGGATGCTAGAGAAGATGAAGGATGCCGAGAGGCTCAATGAG GCCAATGCGATGTATGAGGAGATGGTTCTAAAGCTAAAGACAGCTGGAGTTGGTGGTATACAACTTAATGCACAGCAAGAAACTGATGGCATCATACGGCGTTCTGAAGCTGGTTACATAGAAACGCCAATCCCATCAACATGCACAATAACTATCCGTGCTCATGATGGTGGGTGTGGAGCTTTGATGTTTGAGCATAACTCAGACAAGCTAATTAGTGGGGGTCAGGATCAAACTGTTAAGATATGGGGTGCATCTACTGGCGCTTTGACCGCCACCCTACATGGTTGCTTGGGGTCTGTTAATGATCTTGCCGTGACCAACGATAACAAGTTTGTGATCGCTGCCTGTAGCTCCAACAAGCTGTTTGTGTGGGAAGTCAGTGGGGGACGTCCTCGCCACACGCTGACTGGTCACACGAAAAATGTTTCTTCTGTTGATGCAAGCTGGgtgaagagctttgttgttgctagTTCATCCAGTGACCGTACTATCAAGGTTTGGGATCtacagacaggtttctgcaagagCACCATAATGTCCGCGAGCAACCCCAACTCGCTAGCTTTCATCGATGGTGACACCATCTGTTCGGGTCACAGGGATGGGAATCTTCGGCTGTGGGATATCCGCAGTGGGAAATGCACCACACAGATAGCTGCTCATCTGGATGTCACCTCGGTCTGCGTGTCACGGAGCAGGAATTTCGTTCTTACAAGTGGGAGAGATAACGTGCACAACCTTTTTGATGTTAGAACGCTGGAGATTTGTGGAACATTCAGGGCCATGGGCAACAGAGTGGTGAGCAGCTGGGGCAAACCTTCTATTAGCCCCGACGAAAACTGCATCGCTGCTGGTTCTTCTGATGGATCTGTTTACATATGGTCGAGGCTGAAGAATGGAACGCCGACCATCCTAGAGGGTCATTCTTCACCCGTCCTGGCAAGTGCATGGTGCGGACTAGGAGCTCTTGCTACCTCCGACAGGAACCATATCTATATCTGGTCTTGA